In Methanosphaera cuniculi, a single window of DNA contains:
- a CDS encoding signal peptidase I encodes MSSKPKNRKKKQQKQKQKAEARKLKKQQKKKNRQKYLIKEAASYIIIILVAVLLASHLNVVVSGSMEPSFYRGDIVAVENTNLFGIQEFNPENDVHVGDVVVYDATWYPEPVVHRVIDEQTINGTKYFEIKGDNNPKPDPALVTSDQIKAKVLTIGGHLIVIPKIGYITLAFRGL; translated from the coding sequence ATGTCATCAAAACCTAAAAATCGCAAGAAAAAACAACAAAAACAGAAACAAAAAGCAGAAGCAAGAAAACTTAAAAAACAACAAAAAAAGAAAAATCGACAAAAATATCTAATAAAAGAAGCAGCAAGCTATATAATCATAATACTAGTAGCAGTACTACTAGCATCACACCTAAATGTTGTAGTATCAGGCAGTATGGAACCATCTTTTTATCGTGGTGATATTGTAGCAGTAGAAAATACAAACCTATTTGGAATACAAGAATTTAATCCAGAAAATGATGTACATGTAGGAGATGTAGTAGTATATGATGCTACATGGTATCCAGAACCAGTAGTACACCGGGTAATAGATGAACAAACCATAAATGGAACAAAATATTTTGAAATAAAAGGAGATAATAATCCAAAACCAGATCCTGCTCTTGTAACGTCTGATCAGATAAAAGCAAAAGTACTAACCATTGGTGGACATCTAATTGTAATACCTAAAATAGGATATATAACATTAGCTTTCAGAGGACTATAA